The Pseudomonas graminis region GACTGGTTCTACGGCGTGCGCACGTTCGCGGCCTCGATGCTGGCGTTGTACATCGCGCTGATGATGGAACTGCCCCGCCCCTATTGGGCGATGGCCACGGTGTACATCGTCTCCAGCCCGTTCGTGGCGCCGACCAGTTCCAAGGCGCTGTACCGCGCGGCCGGCACCTTGCTCGGCGCAGCCGCCTCGGTGGTGCTGGTGCCGATGTTCGTGCAGTCGCCGTTTTTGCTGGCCGTTGTCATTGCCCTGTGGACCGGTACCCTGCTCTTCCTGTCCCTGCATCTGCGTACGGCCAACAGTTATGCGCTGATGCTGGCGGGCTACACCATGCCGCTGATTTCCTTTCCCGTGGTCGACAACCCCCAGGCGGTGTTCGACATCGCCGTCTCGCGCACCGAGGAAATCTTCCTCGGCATCGTCTGTGCTGCGGTGGTCGGCGCGATGTTCTGGCCCCGTCGGCTGGCGCCGGTGCTGGTGGATGCCATGGGCAAGTGGTTCAAGGATGCCTCTGCCTACAGCGATCTCTTTCTCTCCCGCAGCGCCACGCCGGAAGCGGTCGGCGGCCTGCGCACGGCCATGGTCGGCACGTTCAACAGCCTGGAGTTGATGATCGGTCAGTTGCCCCACGAAGGCGCCCATCGCCAGACCGTACGCAATGCCAAAGAATTGCGCGGACGAATGATTCACCTGCTGCCCGTTATTGATGCCCTGGACGATGCCCTCTGGGCGCTGGAGCGGCGTTCGCCCGAGCACGTCGCCGACCTCGCGCCCCTGTTGATCGAGTGCCGCGACTGGGTCGAACAGACCGCCAAAGGCGCGCCGATCAAATACTGGAAAGCCTTGCACACCGAGCTCGACCGCCTGCAACCCACGCCTGCGCAGATCGACGATCGCCGACAACTGCTGTTGTCGAACGCGCTGTATCGGCTGCGCGAATGGATCGACCTGTGGCAGGACTGCCGCAGCCTGCAACACGCCATCGAGACCGATGATCACTCGGCCTGGCGCGCTGTGTATCGCCATTGGCGGCTGGGGCGGCTGTCGCCGTTTCTTGATCGCGGGATGATGCTGTATTCGGTGGCGACCTCGGTCAGCGCCATCATTGTCGCGTCGGTGCTGTGGATCTTGCTGGGCTGGCAGGACGGCGCGAGTGCGGTGGCGCTGGCGGCGGTGTCGTGCAGCTTTTTCGCGGCGATGGACGACCCTGCGCCGCAGATCTACCGGTTCTTCTTCTGGACCATGATGTCGGTGATCTTCGCCAGCCTCTATCTGTTCGTGGTGCTGCCCAATCTGCACGACTTCCCGATGCTGGTGCTGGCGTTTTCCGTGCCGTTTATCTGCGTCGGCACCCTGACCGTGCAGCCGAAGTTCTACCTCGGCACCCTGCTGACCATCGTCAACACCTCGTCCTTCATCAGTATTCAGAGCGCCTACGACGCCGACTTCGTCAACTTCGTCAATTCCAACCTGGCCGGGCCGGCGGGTCTCGCATTCGCCTTCGTCTGGACGCTGATCGTCCGGCCGTTCGGCACTGAGGTGGCGGCCAAGCGTCTGACCCGTTTCAGCTGGCGCGACATCGTCTCCCTCAGCGAAGACGCGACCCTGGCCGAGCACCGGCAAATGGGCGTGCGCATGCTCGACCGGCTGATGCAGCACCTGCCGCGTCTGGCGATTACGGCCCAGGATTCCACCAGTGCACTGCGCGAAGCGCGGGTCGCCCTGAACATGCTCGATTTGCTGGCGTACATGCCGCGGGTCGACCCGGTCCCGCGCCAGCTGCTGCGTCAGGTGACGAGCGAGGTCGGTGCGCATTTCCGGGCCTGCCTGAAAGCCCGGGAGCGTTTGCCGGCGCCCAAGGGTCTGTTGATGACCATGGACCGCGCCCGCCGCGCGCTGGCGTTCAATGGCGAAGATGATGACGCCGCGCGGCTGAATCTGCTGCACGCCCTCAGTGGCTTGCGCCTGGCGCTGTTGCCGGGTGTGGAGATCGTCGATGTGCTCGCCGAGCAGGAAGAACAACCGCCCTATGGCATCGATGGAGCGCCGTTATGATCGGTGATGTGGACATCAGCGGGATCTTCCTGCCGACCTTTCTGGTGCTGATGGGCATCGCTTACCTGATTTTTCTGGTGGTGCACGCCGTGTTGACGCGCGCCCGCTTCTACCGCCTGGTCTGGCACCGGGCTTTGTTCAACGTCGGTCTATACGCTCTGCTGCTCGGCGTCGTGGATACCCTAAGTCGATACCTGATGACATGAAAAAACCTCTTCTGACGCTGGGCCGCGTGGTCCTGACCCTGCTGGTTGTCACCCTTGCCGCGATCGTCGTGTGGCGCATGGTGATGTATTACATGTACGCGCCCTGGACCCGCGACGGGCACATCCGCGCCGACGTGATCCAGATCGCGCCGGACGTTTCCGGACTGATCGAAAAGGTCGCGGTGAGCGACAACCAATTGGTCAAGAAAGGCCAGTTGCTGTTCACCATCGATCAGGACCGTTTCCGTCTCGCCTTGCGTCAGGCCCAGGCCACGGTCGCCGAGCGCAAGGAAACCTGGGAGCAGGCCCAACGCGAGAACCGTCGTAACCGCAGCCTCGGCAATCTGGTCGCCCGCGAGCAGCTGGAAGAAAGCCAGTCCAGGGAAGCCCGCGCGCTGTCAGCCCTGAACGAAGCGCAAGTGGCGGTTGATTCGGCGCAACTGAACCTGGACCGCTCGGTGATCCGCAGCCCGGTGGACGGCTACCTCAATGACCGTGCGCCCCGGGACCGCGAATTCGTCAGTGCCGGGCGTCCGGTGCTGTCGGTGGTGGACAGCAACTCGTTCCACATCGACGGCTACTTTGAAGAAACCAAGCTGGACGGGATTCACATCGGCTCCGGCGTGGACATCCGCGTGATTGGCGACAACGCCCGCCTGCGCGGCCATGTGGTGAGCATCGTCGCGGCCATCGAAGACCGCGACCGTAGCAGTGGCTCGAACCTGCTGCCCAACGTCAACCCGGCGTTCAGCTGGGTGCGACTGGCCCAGCGGATTCCAGTGCGCATTGCGTTCGACGACGTGCCAGCGGATTTCCGCATGATTGCCGGGCGCACGGCGACGGTGTCGATCATCGATGACGCCCGCACAGCTGCTCAGGGACATGACCAACCCGTCCAGCCTGGAGCGCCGAAATGAACCACCGCGCACGCCTGCTGACGGTGGGCATGAGCATGTGCATGGGCTTGCTGCTGTCGGCTTGCACCGTGGTCGGCCCGGATTACACGTTGCCTGATCAAGCCGCCGTCAATCGCCCCGACCTGCAGGGCGAGCTGGCGGGTTCGTCGACCAATGTGGTGTCGGCGCCGGTGCCGGCGGACTGGTGGCGTCTTTATCACGATCCGAAACTCGATGAGTTGGTGGGCCAGGCGCTGGTGTCGAGCACTGACCTTCGCGTCGCGGCGGCGAACCTGCAACGGGCGCGGTTTCAAATGAGCGAGGCCGATGCGGCGGGCGGCTGGAGCGGCACGGCCAAGGCCGGGGCGCAACGCCTGCAGGAAGCCGGTCAGGCCTACCTGCTGCCGGAAAAAGTCCCGGTCGCGAACGTCGGCGATGTCGGGCTGACCACCTCGTACCAGTTCGACCTGTTTGGCGTGTTGCAGCGCGGCATCGAAGCCGCCCAGGCCAACGCCGACGCGACCCAGGCCGCTGCCGACACGGCACGCATCACGCTGGTGGCCGATGTGGTTCGCGCGTACACCCAAGTGTGCGCCGCCAACGAAGAACGCAACATCGCCCTGCACTCCCTTGACCTGCAGCAGCAGAGCCTGAACCTGACCCAACGCCTGCGCGATGCCGGCCGTGGCGATGAAACCCAGGTGACGCGCTCACAAACCCAGTTCCGGTCGCTGCGTGCCGATCTGCCGCGTTACGAAGCGGCGCAGAAGTCAGCGCTGTATCGCCTGTCGATGCTGCTCGCCCGGCCGCTCAACCAGCTGCCCCGCGGGGTCGCGGAGTGCGCCGAGCTGCCGCACATCGCTCAAGTCATGCCGGTGGGCGATGGCGCCGCGCTGCTCAAACGCCGTCCCGATGTGCGCCAGGCGGAACGCCGGCTGGCGATGTCGACGGCGGCCATTGGCGTGGCGACGGGCGAGTTGTATCCGGACATCAGCATCGGCGCGACCGTGGGCACCGTGGGGATTCTCGATGAACTGGGCGATCCGTCGACCAACCGCTGGGGCTTTGGCGGAGTGATCAATTGGACCATCCCGTCCAATGGCGCACGTGCGCGGATTCACATTGCCGAGGCTTCGAATCAGGTGGCCCTGGCGCGCTTTGATGGCGTGGTGCTGAACGCGATCCGCGAAGCCCAGACCGGGCTGTCCCAGTACACCGCGCTGCTGGAGCGCCGCGATGCGCTGGTTGAAACCGAGGAGTCGGCACGGCAGGCGGCGGACCAGACCCACCGGTTTTTCCTCGCCGGCCGCGAATCCTTCCTCGCCGACCTGCAAGCCACCCGCACCTACACCGACATCACCGCACAACTGGCGGCGGCGAACACCCAGGTTGCGATGGGTCAGATCGACCTGTTCCTGGCGCTGGGTGGGGGTTGGGAAAACGGGCATAAGTGAGATGCATGGTGTGCTGACTGGCCTCTTCCCGGCTGAAGCCGGTCCTACTGGGGTTACCTGGTCCCACTGACTGAACGCGTTCGTTGTGGGACCGGCTTTAGCCGGGAAGGCGTCGGTCGTCACACCGCAAAATTGATGTCGTTCACACCGGCCTCTTCCCGGCTGAAGCCGGTCCACAATGGGTGCGCAGCCCGCTCACGCACCGCGTATTCGCTTGAGATTGAACCCCTGCGGACCGGTACTGCCTGACTCTTAATGACTCAGACCCATCAGCCCGGAGGCACCCCCGATGCGCACGCTTGAACTGGCAGACAAAACCGTCCCCGTTATCGGTCAGGGCACCTGGCACACGGGTGAGGATCGCCATCAGTTCGAGGCGGAAGTCTCGGCGCTGCAACTGGGCATCGACCTGGGCCTGACACTGATCGACACGGCCGAGATGTACGGCGAAGGCGGCGCCGAGAAAGTCGTCGGCCAGGCCATCGCCGGGCGCCGCGACGAGGTCGTGCTGGTGAGCAAGGTCTACCCGCACAACGCCAGCCGCGCGGGCATTCCGGCGGCGTGCGAGCGCAGCCTCAAGCGCATGAAGACCGACTACATCGATCTGTATTTGCTTCACTGGGCCGGTCAGTACCCGCTGGATGAAACCGTCGAGGCCTTCGAGCGTCTGCGCGAAGCGGGCAAGATCGGCCGCTGGGGCGTGTCGAATTTCGACGTGTCCGACCTGCTTGAGCTGGACGAGCTCGGCCTCGGCGGCGGATGTGCCACCAATCAGGTGCTGTACAACCCGGAAGAACGCGGCATCGAATATGACCTGCTGCCCTGGATGCAAACCGCCCGGATGCCGCTGATGGCGTACTGCCCGATCGGCCAGGCCGGCAACTTGCTGATGAACCCTGCCATCCTCGAAGTCGCCGAGCGCCACGACGCCACCCCGGCGCAGATCAGCCTGGCGTGGGTGCTGCGTCAGGACGGCGTGATCGCCATTCCCAAGGCCGTCACTCCCCATCACCTGGAATTGAACGCTGCGGCGGTTGATATCGAGCTGTCCATCGAGGATGAATTGTTGATTGATTCCTCATGGCCGGCGCCCCTGCGCAAGACGCGCCTGTCAATGGTCTGAACAAGATCGCTGCCGGACACAAAGCGTCACAAAACTGTCAAAACCCCTTGCGATGATGCCGCCTTCGATCTCGTGCCCTGCGGGGCACTTCCCGTCTGCGAGCCTTCATGAATCAACGCATCGCCCACCATCAGGACTCCGATCTGTTCGGCTTGCTGTACGGCTACCGCTTCCGTCCCGGTGAGCCTGGTCGGGAGCTGGATTCGACGGCGGCGCTTGAATGCCTGCGCCAGCCCACCGCGCCGGACGAGTTTGTCTGGCTGCACCTGAACCTGACCCACGCCAGCTGTGAACGCTGGCTGAAAACCAACCTCGACCTGCCCGACGAGTTCCTCGAAGCCCTGCACGAAGGGTCGCGCTCCACGCGCATCGAACACGTCGACTCTGCCCTGCTCGCCGTGGTCAACGACGTGGTCTTCGACTTCAACCGCGTCTCCACCGACATCGCCACGTTGTGGGTCTGCGTGCGCAGCAACCTGATGATCTCCGCGCGCCATCAGCCCCTGCGGTCTGTGGACCGGCTGCGCTCCTCGGTCAAGCAGGGCGAAACCTTCCGCTCCCCCCTTGAGTTACTGGCCCATCTGCTACGCGATCAGAGCGAGGTGCTGAGCCAGTTCATGCGCAAGACCAGCCTCAGCGTCGACAAAATCGAAGACCAGCTTCTGTCTCAACGCCTGAGCAACAACCGCTCGGAACTCGGCGCCATGCGACGGGTGCTGGTGCGCCTGCAACGGCTGCTGGCCCTGGAACCCGGCTCGCTGATGCGCCTGCTGCACCGCCCGCCGCAGTGGCTGCTGGAGGAGGATTTACAGGAGCTGCGGCAATCCACCGAAGAGTCGGCGCTGGTGATCAGCGACCTCACCGCCCTCGGCGAACGGATCAAACTGCTGCAGGAAGAAATCGCCGCCAACCTCAACGAACAGAGCAGCCGCACGCTGTTCACCCTGACCGTCGTCACCGTGCTGGCGCTGCCGATCAACATCGTCGCGGGTTTCTTCGGCATGAACGTCGGCGGTATACCACTGGCGTCCGATCCCCATGGGTTCTGGGTGCTGGTTGCGCTGGTGGCGACATTTACGTTTATTGCGGGAAGGTGGGCGTTTCGCAAGAGTCGTGACTATTAGCGGCAGCGTCATTAGCGCGTCCATTGGTCTCTGACCCCAGCAAATCCGCGCAAAACGTGACCCGTGTCGCATCTCTGTCACATTTTGTAATGATCATGGTCATTATCCCTCATCAACAGGATTGTGCCCCATGGCGACCCCCACACTGGCTCAAGGCTCTCTGCAACAGGGACCCGGACTGAGTGCTCAATTCGGGCGCAAGCCTGGCATGACGACGATGGTGATTTTCTTCGTTGTGCTGGCATTGGGCCTGTTCTATACCGGCTACAGCCTCAAGCAGGACATGGACGATCTGGGTACCGTCGTGCTGACCTGGACGCCGTTCATTCTGCTTGGCGTCGCATTGGTCATCGCGCTGGGCTTTGAGTTCGTCAACGGTTTCCACGACACCGCCAACGCTGTCGCGACGGTCATTTACACCCACTCCCTGCCACCGAACTTCGCCGTGGTCTGGTCAGGAACCTTCAACTTTCTGGGCGTGTTGTTTTCCAGCGGCGCGGTGGCGTTCGGCATCATTGCCCTGCTGCCGGTCGAGCTGATCCTGCAGGTCGGATCATCGGCGGGTTACGCGATGATCTTCGCCCTGCTCATTGCGGCGATCCTGTGGAACCTCGGCACCTGGTGGCTGGGTCTGCCCGCCTCGTCTTCCCACACGCTGATCGGCTCGATCATCGGCGTCGGTATCGCCAACGCGTTGATGCACGGCCGTGACGGCACCAGCGGCGTGGACTGGTCTCAGGCGACCAAAGTCGGTTATTCGCTGCTGCTCTCGCCGCTGGTAGGGTTCACCTGCGCCGCGCTGTTGCTGATGGCGCTGCGCATGTTCGTGAAGAACCGCGCGCTGTACAAAGCGCCGGAAGGCAACAAGCCGCCGCCGATCTGGATTCGCGGCCTGCTGATCCTGACCTGCACCGGCGTGTCCTTCGCCCACGGTTCAAACGACGGTCAAAAAGGCATGGGTCTGATCATGCTGATTCTGGTGGGTACGCTGCCGATGGCCTACGCGCTGAACCGCGCCATGCCGGCCGATCAGTCGGTGCAGTTCGCCGCAGTCGCCCAGGTCACCCAACAGGCCCTGACCAAAGCCGCGCCGCTGCCCGCGCCGGCTGATTCACGTCAGACGCTGTCCACTTACATCCGTGACAAACAGGCCACTCCTGAGCTGGTGCCAGCGCTGGCCGTCATGGCCGGCAAGATCGGCGATCAGGTCGCCAGTTATGGCTCGCTGGCCAAGGTGCCGGCCGAGGCCACCGCCAACGTGCGAAACGACATGTACCTGACCTCTGAAGCCATCCGCGTGATGGACAAGAACAAGGTCGGCAATTTCGACGCAGACACCCAGGCCAAGGTCGATCAGTTCAAGCAGCAGATCGACACCGCGACCCGATTCATTCCGTTGTGGGTCAAGGTGGCCGTGGCGATCGCGCTGGGCCTGGGCACCATGGTGGGCTGGAAACGCATCGTGATCACGGTCGGTGAGAAGATCGGCAAGACCCATCTGACCTACGCCCAGGGCGCATCGGCTGAAGTCGTTGCGATGCTGACCATTGGCGCGGCGGACATGTATGGATTGCCGGTCTCGACCACCCACGTGCTGTCCTCCGGGGTGGCCGGCAGCATGGTCGCCAACGGCTCCGGCCTGCAGATGCGCACCCTGCGCAATCTGGCGATGGCATGGGTGCTGACTCTGCCTGCCGCGATCCTGCTGTCGGGCAGCCTGTATTGGCTGTTTACCCAGATTTTCTGATGTCGAAGCGTCTCCCGTACTGTCCTTCAGGCGCTTCGGCGCCTGTTTTTTTGCGCGGTGCTTTTTAGTGGGACCGGCTTCAGCCCAGAAGAGGCCAGTGTGAACACCATCAACCTTGCGGCGTGACGCCCGACGCCTTCCCGGCTAAAGCCAGTCCCACAAAGCGCGCTCCTCGGGTTCTTCGCCACGCCAGGACTGGCCGAAGCCCTCTCAGATCCAAACAAACAGGGCATATCTCTAAATATTATAAAAATATGGGATTCAGTTCTTTTACGGAATAAATCGGAGCCTTTATAACGAGTGCACTTGTTACAAGCCCACCGATTCCGCTTGAAGGATTTCTCATGGATGTTTTCTGGTTTCTACCGACACACGGCGACGGCCATTACCTGGGCACGACCAAGGGCGCGCGCCCGGTCACGCTCAATTACCTGAAGCAGGTCGCCCAGGCCGCGGATGATCTGGGTTACCACGGCGTATTGATTCCGACCGGCCGTTCCTGCGAAGACTCCTGGGTGATCGCGTCGGCCCTCGTGCCTTTGACCGAACGCCTGCGTTACCTGGTGGCGATTCGGCCGGGGATTATTTCTCCCACCGTTTCAGCGCGCATGGCCGCGACCCTGGATCGTTTGTCGGGCGGACGCCTGCTGATCAACGTCGTGACCGGTGGTGACCCTGATGAAAACCGCGGCGATGGCAGTTTCCTCGATCACAGCGAACGCTACGAAGTCACCGACGAATTCCTGAAGATCTGGCGCCGCGTGCTGCAGGGCGAAGCCGTGGACTTTGAAGGCAAGCACCTGAGGGTGCAGAACGCCAAAGCACTGTATCCGCCGATTCAGAAGCCCTACCCGCCGCTGTATTTCGGTGGCTCCTCCGAGGCAGCCCACGAACTGGCCGCCGAGCAGGTCGACGTGTATCTCACCTGGGGCGAGCCCCCTGCCGCCGTGGCCGAGAAACTGGCGGACGTGCGCGAGCGCGCCGCGCGCAACGGCCGCACCGTCAAGTTCGGCATCCGTCTGCACGTCATCGTCCGCGAAACCAGCGAAGAGGCCTGGAAAGCTGCGGACACCCTGATCGAGCACATCAGCGACGACACCATCGCCGCTGCGCAGAAATCCTTTTCGCGTTTCGACTCCGAAGGCCAGCGCCGCATGGCCGCGCTGCACGACGGCCGCCGCGACAACCTGGAAATCGCCCCCAACCTGTGGGCCGGCGTCGGCCTGGTACGGGGCGGCGCAGGCACGGCGCTGGTGGGCAATCCCCAGGAAGTCGCCGCACGCATCAAGGAATACGCGGACCTGGGCATCGAAAGTTTCATTTTCTCCGGCTACCCGCACCTGGAAGAAGCCTACCGCTTCGCCGAGCTGGTGTTTCCGCTGTTGCCTGAGCCGTATCGCAGCCTGGCAGGCCGCGGCATCACCAACCTCACCGGCCCGTTCGGCGAAATGATTGCCAACGATCTGCCGCCGCAGAAGTAAGTTTCACCGCCCCCCTGGAAACAACCGCTTGCTGCGCGCCCGCGCAGCACGTGGGAAGCGGTTGATCTGCCAGCGCGACAACGGCGACCGCGACAAGGAGTCCTTCATGACAGCCAGCCTCCCGTTCCAACCACAAGTGACCCCTATGCAGCTATTGACCCTACCGCCCTCGCCAGCCCTGGCGACTTCGATACGCGCCACCGCGCAGGTGTTCGAAGACCCGAGGTCCCAGGCGCTGCTGGCCCACATCGAGCAAGTTGCACCCAGCGATGCCAGCGTGCTGATCATCGGCGAAACCGGCACCGGCAAAGAGTTGGTGGCCCGTCACATTCACAACCTGAGCAGCCGTCGTCACCAGCCCTTCGTGGCGGTCAACTGCGGCGCGTTTTCGGAATCACTGGTGGAAGCCGAGCTGTTCGGTCAGGAAAAAGGCGCGTTCACCGGCGCCCTCACCGCCAAGGCCGGCTGGTTTGAGGAAGCCAACGGCGGGACCTTGTTTCTCGACGAGATCGGCGACCTGCCCCTGGCGATTCAGGTCAAGCTGCTGCGCGTCCTGCAGGAGCGCGAAGTGGTGCGACTGGGCTCGCGCAAAAGCACGCCGATCAACGTGCGGGTGCTGGCGGCGACCAACGTTCAACTGGAACGCGCCATCAACGCCGGGCACTTTCGCGAAGACCTGTTCTATCGCCTCAACGTCGTCAATCTGGAGCTGAGCACCCTGCGCGACCGGCCGGGCGACATCATGCCGCTGAGCCGCCACTTCATCGACGTCTACAGCCAGCGTCTGGGCTGCGGACCGATCCAGATCAGCGCCGATGCCGAGCACAAGCTGCGGACCTACGGCTGGCCGGGGAATATTCGCGAGCTGGAGAACGTGATTCACCACACCTTGCTCATCTGCCGCAACGGCGTGATTCAGTCCAGCGACCTGCGCCTGTCGAACCTGCGCCTTGAGCGCCAGGAGGATTCAGCCCCCGCCGTCGACGACTCGACCGACGCGCTGCTGGCCCGGGCGTTCCAGCGTCTGTTCGAGGAGCAGGCCGGCGCGCTGCACGAGAAGGTCGAAGACGCCCTGTTGCGCGCGGCCTATCGCTTCAGCCACTGCAACCAGGTGCACACCGCGCAATTGCTGGGGTTGAGTCGCAACGTCGTGCGCGCGCGGCTGATCAAGATCGGCGAACTGGCCGTCAACAAGCGCCGTCCCGGTGAACAGACCCAGGGTGAACAGATGCTGCATTTGTCGGTGTGATCCCACAGCGATGCAACCTGTAGGACTGCGCTCACCCCTGACGCGGTCCTACGATTTCCCCCGCCACTTCGTACGCGTTGAAGATCATCGACGTGGCCCGGTGTCGACGAATCAACTCCCACATGTCCCCTTCGCCCTGCTCGGCGTTTTCGAACGCACGCTCGCAGTCGGTCTTCGACAGCCATTGCACATGGCTCAACACCCGCTGACGGTCTTCACTGACCTGCACGCTGGCGCGGACAAAGCCTGGGTAGGTGCGCGTAAACTGCTCGAAACGCTCGTTGAGCGCACCGACCAGCCCGGCCTGATGCTGCGGGTCGACGGCGAACTCAACGAACTGACTGAACGGAAGAGTAGCGGCTGCTGGTGTCATAAACGTTCTCCACAGATGACGGTTGTTGCTGAACAGGATGCTGCGCAAACCGGTATGGCCCCATACGTTTCTTGCGCCGGTGCCCCCACTTGCCAAGCCGGTCCGGCCAAGCGATGCTGCGCAGGATAAAACCTCCAGTTAACTGTAGGTCAAGCGTCGTTCCGCAGACAGGGAGATTGCATGCTCGCCCAGGACATCCCGCCCATCGCCCGCGAACTCACCGTCGGCCAACTGTCCGCCCGCAGCGGCGTGGCTATTACCGCGCTGCGCTTTTACGAGGCCAAAGGTTTGATCAGCAGCCAGCGCAACGCCGGCAATCAGCGTCGCTATCCCAGAGATGTGCTGCGCCGCGTGGCGTTGATCAAAACCGCGCAGCGCCTGGGCATTCCGCTGGCGACCATCCAGACCGCGCTGCAGACCCTGCCTCAGGACCGCGCGCCCAGCGTTGCAGACTGGACCCGGTTATCCGAGCGCTGGAAAGCCGATTTGGATGAACGCATCAACCGCCTCAC contains the following coding sequences:
- a CDS encoding FUSC family protein; its protein translation is MLALYIALMMELPRPYWAMATVYIVSSPFVAPTSSKALYRAAGTLLGAAASVVLVPMFVQSPFLLAVVIALWTGTLLFLSLHLRTANSYALMLAGYTMPLISFPVVDNPQAVFDIAVSRTEEIFLGIVCAAVVGAMFWPRRLAPVLVDAMGKWFKDASAYSDLFLSRSATPEAVGGLRTAMVGTFNSLELMIGQLPHEGAHRQTVRNAKELRGRMIHLLPVIDALDDALWALERRSPEHVADLAPLLIECRDWVEQTAKGAPIKYWKALHTELDRLQPTPAQIDDRRQLLLSNALYRLREWIDLWQDCRSLQHAIETDDHSAWRAVYRHWRLGRLSPFLDRGMMLYSVATSVSAIIVASVLWILLGWQDGASAVALAAVSCSFFAAMDDPAPQIYRFFFWTMMSVIFASLYLFVVLPNLHDFPMLVLAFSVPFICVGTLTVQPKFYLGTLLTIVNTSSFISIQSAYDADFVNFVNSNLAGPAGLAFAFVWTLIVRPFGTEVAAKRLTRFSWRDIVSLSEDATLAEHRQMGVRMLDRLMQHLPRLAITAQDSTSALREARVALNMLDLLAYMPRVDPVPRQLLRQVTSEVGAHFRACLKARERLPAPKGLLMTMDRARRALAFNGEDDDAARLNLLHALSGLRLALLPGVEIVDVLAEQEEQPPYGIDGAPL
- a CDS encoding DUF1656 domain-containing protein, with the translated sequence MIGDVDISGIFLPTFLVLMGIAYLIFLVVHAVLTRARFYRLVWHRALFNVGLYALLLGVVDTLSRYLMT
- a CDS encoding efflux RND transporter periplasmic adaptor subunit, whose translation is MKKPLLTLGRVVLTLLVVTLAAIVVWRMVMYYMYAPWTRDGHIRADVIQIAPDVSGLIEKVAVSDNQLVKKGQLLFTIDQDRFRLALRQAQATVAERKETWEQAQRENRRNRSLGNLVAREQLEESQSREARALSALNEAQVAVDSAQLNLDRSVIRSPVDGYLNDRAPRDREFVSAGRPVLSVVDSNSFHIDGYFEETKLDGIHIGSGVDIRVIGDNARLRGHVVSIVAAIEDRDRSSGSNLLPNVNPAFSWVRLAQRIPVRIAFDDVPADFRMIAGRTATVSIIDDARTAAQGHDQPVQPGAPK
- a CDS encoding efflux transporter outer membrane subunit produces the protein MNHRARLLTVGMSMCMGLLLSACTVVGPDYTLPDQAAVNRPDLQGELAGSSTNVVSAPVPADWWRLYHDPKLDELVGQALVSSTDLRVAAANLQRARFQMSEADAAGGWSGTAKAGAQRLQEAGQAYLLPEKVPVANVGDVGLTTSYQFDLFGVLQRGIEAAQANADATQAAADTARITLVADVVRAYTQVCAANEERNIALHSLDLQQQSLNLTQRLRDAGRGDETQVTRSQTQFRSLRADLPRYEAAQKSALYRLSMLLARPLNQLPRGVAECAELPHIAQVMPVGDGAALLKRRPDVRQAERRLAMSTAAIGVATGELYPDISIGATVGTVGILDELGDPSTNRWGFGGVINWTIPSNGARARIHIAEASNQVALARFDGVVLNAIREAQTGLSQYTALLERRDALVETEESARQAADQTHRFFLAGRESFLADLQATRTYTDITAQLAAANTQVAMGQIDLFLALGGGWENGHK
- a CDS encoding aldo/keto reductase, whose product is MRTLELADKTVPVIGQGTWHTGEDRHQFEAEVSALQLGIDLGLTLIDTAEMYGEGGAEKVVGQAIAGRRDEVVLVSKVYPHNASRAGIPAACERSLKRMKTDYIDLYLLHWAGQYPLDETVEAFERLREAGKIGRWGVSNFDVSDLLELDELGLGGGCATNQVLYNPEERGIEYDLLPWMQTARMPLMAYCPIGQAGNLLMNPAILEVAERHDATPAQISLAWVLRQDGVIAIPKAVTPHHLELNAAAVDIELSIEDELLIDSSWPAPLRKTRLSMV
- a CDS encoding transporter — translated: MNQRIAHHQDSDLFGLLYGYRFRPGEPGRELDSTAALECLRQPTAPDEFVWLHLNLTHASCERWLKTNLDLPDEFLEALHEGSRSTRIEHVDSALLAVVNDVVFDFNRVSTDIATLWVCVRSNLMISARHQPLRSVDRLRSSVKQGETFRSPLELLAHLLRDQSEVLSQFMRKTSLSVDKIEDQLLSQRLSNNRSELGAMRRVLVRLQRLLALEPGSLMRLLHRPPQWLLEEDLQELRQSTEESALVISDLTALGERIKLLQEEIAANLNEQSSRTLFTLTVVTVLALPINIVAGFFGMNVGGIPLASDPHGFWVLVALVATFTFIAGRWAFRKSRDY
- a CDS encoding inorganic phosphate transporter; this encodes MATPTLAQGSLQQGPGLSAQFGRKPGMTTMVIFFVVLALGLFYTGYSLKQDMDDLGTVVLTWTPFILLGVALVIALGFEFVNGFHDTANAVATVIYTHSLPPNFAVVWSGTFNFLGVLFSSGAVAFGIIALLPVELILQVGSSAGYAMIFALLIAAILWNLGTWWLGLPASSSHTLIGSIIGVGIANALMHGRDGTSGVDWSQATKVGYSLLLSPLVGFTCAALLLMALRMFVKNRALYKAPEGNKPPPIWIRGLLILTCTGVSFAHGSNDGQKGMGLIMLILVGTLPMAYALNRAMPADQSVQFAAVAQVTQQALTKAAPLPAPADSRQTLSTYIRDKQATPELVPALAVMAGKIGDQVASYGSLAKVPAEATANVRNDMYLTSEAIRVMDKNKVGNFDADTQAKVDQFKQQIDTATRFIPLWVKVAVAIALGLGTMVGWKRIVITVGEKIGKTHLTYAQGASAEVVAMLTIGAADMYGLPVSTTHVLSSGVAGSMVANGSGLQMRTLRNLAMAWVLTLPAAILLSGSLYWLFTQIF
- the ssuD gene encoding FMNH2-dependent alkanesulfonate monooxygenase — encoded protein: MDVFWFLPTHGDGHYLGTTKGARPVTLNYLKQVAQAADDLGYHGVLIPTGRSCEDSWVIASALVPLTERLRYLVAIRPGIISPTVSARMAATLDRLSGGRLLINVVTGGDPDENRGDGSFLDHSERYEVTDEFLKIWRRVLQGEAVDFEGKHLRVQNAKALYPPIQKPYPPLYFGGSSEAAHELAAEQVDVYLTWGEPPAAVAEKLADVRERAARNGRTVKFGIRLHVIVRETSEEAWKAADTLIEHISDDTIAAAQKSFSRFDSEGQRRMAALHDGRRDNLEIAPNLWAGVGLVRGGAGTALVGNPQEVAARIKEYADLGIESFIFSGYPHLEEAYRFAELVFPLLPEPYRSLAGRGITNLTGPFGEMIANDLPPQK